One region of Polyodon spathula isolate WHYD16114869_AA chromosome 25, ASM1765450v1, whole genome shotgun sequence genomic DNA includes:
- the LOC121300177 gene encoding bile acid receptor-like isoform X1 has protein sequence MREWEESELSMAANSYIAVPEGYCASEPLQYYDVLSDQLSYPLQEADHQLSQFSQYTGMQFSPMLQGAPSSPSCYAPYPYCLQYPEGQYQLGGCELGKPSYTLPPELDPSGVPVLPGMAGIPTLKRPRLGLRGQEELCVVCGDKASGYHYNALTCEGCKGFFRRSITKKAVYQCKSGGHCEMDMYMRRKCQECRLNKCRAVGMLAECLLTEVQCKSKRLRKNAKQGLDFLCSIKLEEEWPESKQVSSTTRQPAQLQKTLMMERVELTSQEQQLLDYIVEAHRRYRAPQEAPRKSQRGEAADPGLGALRLSGAAALHAQELLEFTKSLPGFQQLHHDDQSALLRGSVVEAMFLHSAQLHNESAGEGAGAGAVGLPWFVGYGTSLDGKPVYSPNPEQDTSTHLPTATGDDALRPVYHFYRSLRDLNLTEQEYALLAAMVLLSSDRPFLKSREQVERLQEPLLELLYKFSKLRHPGDPQHFARLLGRLTELRTLGHHHSGVLSALRGRDQALPPPLCETWERQ, from the exons ACGTCCTATCAGACCAGCTGAGCTACCCTCTACAGGAGGCAGATCACCAGCTCTCCCAATTCAGCCAGTATACCGGGATGCAGTTCTCGCCCATGCTGCAGGGGGCGCCCTCTTCTCCGTCCTGCTACGCCCCCTACCCATACTGCTTGCAGTACCCCGAGGGGCAGTACCAGTTGGGGGGGTGTGAGCTGGGCAAACCCTCCTACACGCTGCCCCCTGAGCTGGACCCCAGCGGGGTGCCCGTCCTCCCTGGCATGGCTGGCATCCCCACTCTGAAGCGTCCTCGCCTGGGACTCCGAGGGCAGGAGGagctgtgtgtggtgtgcggGGACAAGGCCTCGGGGTACCACTACAACGCACTCACCTGCGAGGGCTGTAAAG GGTTCTTCCGACGGAGCATCACGAAGAAGGCGGTGTACCAGTGCAAGAGCGGCGGGCACTGCGAGATGGACATGTACATGCGCCGGAAGTGCCAGGAGTGCCGTCTGAACAAGTGCAGAGCAGTGGGCATGCTGGCAGAGT GTCTACTGACGGAGGTCCAGTGCAAATCCAAACGGCTCCGCAAGAACGCCAAGCAGGGCCTGGACTTCCTGTGCAGCATCAAGCTGGAGGAAGAGTGGCCAGAGAGCAAGCAGGTCTCCTCCACAACCCGACAGCCTGCCCAG cttcagaaaACATTGATGATG GAGCGTGTGGAGCTGACCTCTCAGGAGCAGCAGCTGTTGGATTATATTGTGGAGGCTCATCGCAGGTACCGAGCGCCACAGGAGGCCCCCCGAAAAAGT CAGCGAGGCGAGGCGGCTGACCCTGGTCTGGGAGCCCTGAGGCTGTCCGGCGCAGCAGCACTGCATGCGCAAGAACTGCTGGAGTTCACTAAGAGCCTGCCTG ggttcCAGCAGCTACACCACGATGATCAGTCTGCTCTGCTCAGAGGCTCTGTTGTGGAAGCCATGTTCCTGCACTCGGCCCAGCTCCACAACGAGAGCGCTGGAGAGGGGGCGGGTGCAG GTGCTGTCGGGCTGCCCTGGTTTGTTGGATATGGGACGAGTCTTGATGGGAAGCCAGTATACTCACCAAACCCTGAGCAAGACACCTCAACACATCTTCCCA CTGCTACTGGAGACGATGCGCTCCGGCCAGTGTATCACTTCTACAGGAGCCTGAGGGACCTGAACCTGACGGAGCAGGAGTACGCGCTCCTTGCTGCCATGGTGCTGCTCTCCTCTG ACCGCCCGTTCCTGAAGAGCCGGGAGCAGGTGGAGAGACTGCAGGAGCCGCTGCTGGAGCTCCTGTACAAGTTCTCCAAGCTCCGGCACCCCGGGGATCCCCAGCACTTCGCTCGTCTGCTGGGCCGGCTGACGGAGCTCCGCACGCTTGGCCACCACCACAGCGGCGTGCTGAGCGCACTGCGCGGGAGAGACCAGGCACTGCCACCACCACTCTGCGAGACCTGGGAGCGGCAGTGA
- the LOC121300177 gene encoding bile acid receptor-like isoform X3, producing MREWEESELSMAANSYIAVPEGYCASEPLQYYDVLSDQLSYPLQEADHQLSQFSQYTGMQFSPMLQGAPSSPSCYAPYPYCLQYPEGQYQLGGCELGKPSYTLPPELDPSGVPVLPGMAGIPTLKRPRLGLRGQEELCVVCGDKASGYHYNALTCEGCKGFFRRSITKKAVYQCKSGGHCEMDMYMRRKCQECRLNKCRAVGMLAECLLTEVQCKSKRLRKNAKQGLDFLCSIKLEEEWPESKQVSSTTRQPAQLQKTLMMERVELTSQEQQLLDYIVEAHRRYRAPQEAPRKSQRGEAADPGLGALRLSGAAALHAQELLEFTKSLPGFQQLHHDDQSALLRGSVVEAMFLHSAQLHNESAGEGAGAAATGDDALRPVYHFYRSLRDLNLTEQEYALLAAMVLLSSDRPFLKSREQVERLQEPLLELLYKFSKLRHPGDPQHFARLLGRLTELRTLGHHHSGVLSALRGRDQALPPPLCETWERQ from the exons ACGTCCTATCAGACCAGCTGAGCTACCCTCTACAGGAGGCAGATCACCAGCTCTCCCAATTCAGCCAGTATACCGGGATGCAGTTCTCGCCCATGCTGCAGGGGGCGCCCTCTTCTCCGTCCTGCTACGCCCCCTACCCATACTGCTTGCAGTACCCCGAGGGGCAGTACCAGTTGGGGGGGTGTGAGCTGGGCAAACCCTCCTACACGCTGCCCCCTGAGCTGGACCCCAGCGGGGTGCCCGTCCTCCCTGGCATGGCTGGCATCCCCACTCTGAAGCGTCCTCGCCTGGGACTCCGAGGGCAGGAGGagctgtgtgtggtgtgcggGGACAAGGCCTCGGGGTACCACTACAACGCACTCACCTGCGAGGGCTGTAAAG GGTTCTTCCGACGGAGCATCACGAAGAAGGCGGTGTACCAGTGCAAGAGCGGCGGGCACTGCGAGATGGACATGTACATGCGCCGGAAGTGCCAGGAGTGCCGTCTGAACAAGTGCAGAGCAGTGGGCATGCTGGCAGAGT GTCTACTGACGGAGGTCCAGTGCAAATCCAAACGGCTCCGCAAGAACGCCAAGCAGGGCCTGGACTTCCTGTGCAGCATCAAGCTGGAGGAAGAGTGGCCAGAGAGCAAGCAGGTCTCCTCCACAACCCGACAGCCTGCCCAG cttcagaaaACATTGATGATG GAGCGTGTGGAGCTGACCTCTCAGGAGCAGCAGCTGTTGGATTATATTGTGGAGGCTCATCGCAGGTACCGAGCGCCACAGGAGGCCCCCCGAAAAAGT CAGCGAGGCGAGGCGGCTGACCCTGGTCTGGGAGCCCTGAGGCTGTCCGGCGCAGCAGCACTGCATGCGCAAGAACTGCTGGAGTTCACTAAGAGCCTGCCTG ggttcCAGCAGCTACACCACGATGATCAGTCTGCTCTGCTCAGAGGCTCTGTTGTGGAAGCCATGTTCCTGCACTCGGCCCAGCTCCACAACGAGAGCGCTGGAGAGGGGGCGGGTGCAG CTGCTACTGGAGACGATGCGCTCCGGCCAGTGTATCACTTCTACAGGAGCCTGAGGGACCTGAACCTGACGGAGCAGGAGTACGCGCTCCTTGCTGCCATGGTGCTGCTCTCCTCTG ACCGCCCGTTCCTGAAGAGCCGGGAGCAGGTGGAGAGACTGCAGGAGCCGCTGCTGGAGCTCCTGTACAAGTTCTCCAAGCTCCGGCACCCCGGGGATCCCCAGCACTTCGCTCGTCTGCTGGGCCGGCTGACGGAGCTCCGCACGCTTGGCCACCACCACAGCGGCGTGCTGAGCGCACTGCGCGGGAGAGACCAGGCACTGCCACCACCACTCTGCGAGACCTGGGAGCGGCAGTGA
- the LOC121300177 gene encoding bile acid receptor-like isoform X2, translating to MREWEESELSMAANSYIAVPEGYCASEPLQYYDVLSDQLSYPLQEADHQLSQFSQYTGMQFSPMLQGAPSSPSCYAPYPYCLQYPEGQYQLGGCELGKPSYTLPPELDPSGVPVLPGMAGIPTLKRPRLGLRGQEELCVVCGDKASGYHYNALTCEGCKGFFRRSITKKAVYQCKSGGHCEMDMYMRRKCQECRLNKCRAVGMLAECLLTEVQCKSKRLRKNAKQGLDFLCSIKLEEEWPESKQVSSTTRQPAQERVELTSQEQQLLDYIVEAHRRYRAPQEAPRKSQRGEAADPGLGALRLSGAAALHAQELLEFTKSLPGFQQLHHDDQSALLRGSVVEAMFLHSAQLHNESAGEGAGAGAVGLPWFVGYGTSLDGKPVYSPNPEQDTSTHLPTATGDDALRPVYHFYRSLRDLNLTEQEYALLAAMVLLSSDRPFLKSREQVERLQEPLLELLYKFSKLRHPGDPQHFARLLGRLTELRTLGHHHSGVLSALRGRDQALPPPLCETWERQ from the exons ACGTCCTATCAGACCAGCTGAGCTACCCTCTACAGGAGGCAGATCACCAGCTCTCCCAATTCAGCCAGTATACCGGGATGCAGTTCTCGCCCATGCTGCAGGGGGCGCCCTCTTCTCCGTCCTGCTACGCCCCCTACCCATACTGCTTGCAGTACCCCGAGGGGCAGTACCAGTTGGGGGGGTGTGAGCTGGGCAAACCCTCCTACACGCTGCCCCCTGAGCTGGACCCCAGCGGGGTGCCCGTCCTCCCTGGCATGGCTGGCATCCCCACTCTGAAGCGTCCTCGCCTGGGACTCCGAGGGCAGGAGGagctgtgtgtggtgtgcggGGACAAGGCCTCGGGGTACCACTACAACGCACTCACCTGCGAGGGCTGTAAAG GGTTCTTCCGACGGAGCATCACGAAGAAGGCGGTGTACCAGTGCAAGAGCGGCGGGCACTGCGAGATGGACATGTACATGCGCCGGAAGTGCCAGGAGTGCCGTCTGAACAAGTGCAGAGCAGTGGGCATGCTGGCAGAGT GTCTACTGACGGAGGTCCAGTGCAAATCCAAACGGCTCCGCAAGAACGCCAAGCAGGGCCTGGACTTCCTGTGCAGCATCAAGCTGGAGGAAGAGTGGCCAGAGAGCAAGCAGGTCTCCTCCACAACCCGACAGCCTGCCCAG GAGCGTGTGGAGCTGACCTCTCAGGAGCAGCAGCTGTTGGATTATATTGTGGAGGCTCATCGCAGGTACCGAGCGCCACAGGAGGCCCCCCGAAAAAGT CAGCGAGGCGAGGCGGCTGACCCTGGTCTGGGAGCCCTGAGGCTGTCCGGCGCAGCAGCACTGCATGCGCAAGAACTGCTGGAGTTCACTAAGAGCCTGCCTG ggttcCAGCAGCTACACCACGATGATCAGTCTGCTCTGCTCAGAGGCTCTGTTGTGGAAGCCATGTTCCTGCACTCGGCCCAGCTCCACAACGAGAGCGCTGGAGAGGGGGCGGGTGCAG GTGCTGTCGGGCTGCCCTGGTTTGTTGGATATGGGACGAGTCTTGATGGGAAGCCAGTATACTCACCAAACCCTGAGCAAGACACCTCAACACATCTTCCCA CTGCTACTGGAGACGATGCGCTCCGGCCAGTGTATCACTTCTACAGGAGCCTGAGGGACCTGAACCTGACGGAGCAGGAGTACGCGCTCCTTGCTGCCATGGTGCTGCTCTCCTCTG ACCGCCCGTTCCTGAAGAGCCGGGAGCAGGTGGAGAGACTGCAGGAGCCGCTGCTGGAGCTCCTGTACAAGTTCTCCAAGCTCCGGCACCCCGGGGATCCCCAGCACTTCGCTCGTCTGCTGGGCCGGCTGACGGAGCTCCGCACGCTTGGCCACCACCACAGCGGCGTGCTGAGCGCACTGCGCGGGAGAGACCAGGCACTGCCACCACCACTCTGCGAGACCTGGGAGCGGCAGTGA
- the LOC121300177 gene encoding bile acid receptor-like isoform X4, whose product MREWEESELSMAANSYIAVPEGYCASEPLQYYDVLSDQLSYPLQEADHQLSQFSQYTGMQFSPMLQGAPSSPSCYAPYPYCLQYPEGQYQLGGCELGKPSYTLPPELDPSGVPVLPGMAGIPTLKRPRLGLRGQEELCVVCGDKASGYHYNALTCEGCKGFFRRSITKKAVYQCKSGGHCEMDMYMRRKCQECRLNKCRAVGMLAECLLTEVQCKSKRLRKNAKQGLDFLCSIKLEEEWPESKQVSSTTRQPAQQRGEAADPGLGALRLSGAAALHAQELLEFTKSLPGFQQLHHDDQSALLRGSVVEAMFLHSAQLHNESAGEGAGAGAVGLPWFVGYGTSLDGKPVYSPNPEQDTSTHLPTATGDDALRPVYHFYRSLRDLNLTEQEYALLAAMVLLSSDRPFLKSREQVERLQEPLLELLYKFSKLRHPGDPQHFARLLGRLTELRTLGHHHSGVLSALRGRDQALPPPLCETWERQ is encoded by the exons ACGTCCTATCAGACCAGCTGAGCTACCCTCTACAGGAGGCAGATCACCAGCTCTCCCAATTCAGCCAGTATACCGGGATGCAGTTCTCGCCCATGCTGCAGGGGGCGCCCTCTTCTCCGTCCTGCTACGCCCCCTACCCATACTGCTTGCAGTACCCCGAGGGGCAGTACCAGTTGGGGGGGTGTGAGCTGGGCAAACCCTCCTACACGCTGCCCCCTGAGCTGGACCCCAGCGGGGTGCCCGTCCTCCCTGGCATGGCTGGCATCCCCACTCTGAAGCGTCCTCGCCTGGGACTCCGAGGGCAGGAGGagctgtgtgtggtgtgcggGGACAAGGCCTCGGGGTACCACTACAACGCACTCACCTGCGAGGGCTGTAAAG GGTTCTTCCGACGGAGCATCACGAAGAAGGCGGTGTACCAGTGCAAGAGCGGCGGGCACTGCGAGATGGACATGTACATGCGCCGGAAGTGCCAGGAGTGCCGTCTGAACAAGTGCAGAGCAGTGGGCATGCTGGCAGAGT GTCTACTGACGGAGGTCCAGTGCAAATCCAAACGGCTCCGCAAGAACGCCAAGCAGGGCCTGGACTTCCTGTGCAGCATCAAGCTGGAGGAAGAGTGGCCAGAGAGCAAGCAGGTCTCCTCCACAACCCGACAGCCTGCCCAG CAGCGAGGCGAGGCGGCTGACCCTGGTCTGGGAGCCCTGAGGCTGTCCGGCGCAGCAGCACTGCATGCGCAAGAACTGCTGGAGTTCACTAAGAGCCTGCCTG ggttcCAGCAGCTACACCACGATGATCAGTCTGCTCTGCTCAGAGGCTCTGTTGTGGAAGCCATGTTCCTGCACTCGGCCCAGCTCCACAACGAGAGCGCTGGAGAGGGGGCGGGTGCAG GTGCTGTCGGGCTGCCCTGGTTTGTTGGATATGGGACGAGTCTTGATGGGAAGCCAGTATACTCACCAAACCCTGAGCAAGACACCTCAACACATCTTCCCA CTGCTACTGGAGACGATGCGCTCCGGCCAGTGTATCACTTCTACAGGAGCCTGAGGGACCTGAACCTGACGGAGCAGGAGTACGCGCTCCTTGCTGCCATGGTGCTGCTCTCCTCTG ACCGCCCGTTCCTGAAGAGCCGGGAGCAGGTGGAGAGACTGCAGGAGCCGCTGCTGGAGCTCCTGTACAAGTTCTCCAAGCTCCGGCACCCCGGGGATCCCCAGCACTTCGCTCGTCTGCTGGGCCGGCTGACGGAGCTCCGCACGCTTGGCCACCACCACAGCGGCGTGCTGAGCGCACTGCGCGGGAGAGACCAGGCACTGCCACCACCACTCTGCGAGACCTGGGAGCGGCAGTGA